Proteins from one Mycobacterium sp. HUMS_12744610 genomic window:
- a CDS encoding M13 family metallopeptidase has product MTVEAIRSGIDLSHVDPNTRPQDDLFGHVNGRWLAEAVIPADRATDGAFRQLFDRAEEQVRDLIIEASGSGAEAGTDQQRIGDLYASFLDEEAVERRGLQPLRDELATIDGAADPAALATALGALQRTGVGGGVGLYVDTDSKNSARYLVHLTQSGIGLPDESYFREERHAAVLAAYPRHIARMFSLVFGGEPDHHAETAARIVALETKMAAAHWDVVKRRDADLTYNLRTFAEVRSEGAGFDWDGWVGALGAAPAAVAEVVVRQPDYLTAFAALWQSEDFEDWKRWARWRVIRARAAWLTDDVVAADFDFYGRLLTGAEQIRDRWKRGVSLVESLMGDAVGKLYVQRHFPPDAKARIDALVENLEAAYRVSINDLEWMTPQTRERALAKLAKFTAKVGYPAKWRDYSALVIDRDDLYGNYQRGYAVDHDRELAKLGGPVDRDEWFMTPQTVNAYYNPGMNEIVFPAAILQPPFFDAQADDAANYGGIGAVIGHEIGHGFDDQGAKYDGDGNLVDWWTDDDRTEFGARTKALIEQYEGYTPRALSNGHHVNGAFTVGENIGDLGGLSIALLAYELSLGGKPAPVIDGLTGVQRVFYGWAQVWRTKSRDAEAIRRLAVDPHSPPEFRCNGVVRNIDSFYAAFGVGEGDALFLEPARRVRIWN; this is encoded by the coding sequence GTGACAGTTGAGGCCATCCGCTCGGGCATCGACCTGAGCCATGTCGACCCGAACACCCGCCCCCAGGACGACCTGTTCGGTCATGTCAACGGCCGCTGGCTGGCCGAAGCCGTCATCCCCGCCGACCGGGCGACCGACGGCGCGTTCCGCCAGTTGTTCGACCGCGCCGAGGAGCAGGTGCGCGACCTGATCATCGAGGCCAGCGGCAGCGGTGCCGAAGCGGGCACCGACCAGCAGCGCATCGGCGACCTCTACGCGAGCTTCCTCGACGAGGAGGCCGTCGAACGCCGGGGCCTGCAGCCGCTGCGCGACGAACTGGCGACGATCGACGGGGCCGCCGACCCGGCCGCGCTGGCCACGGCGCTGGGCGCCCTGCAGCGCACCGGGGTCGGCGGGGGTGTGGGGCTGTATGTGGACACCGACTCGAAGAACTCGGCCCGCTACCTGGTGCACCTCACGCAGTCGGGCATCGGGTTGCCCGACGAGTCGTACTTTCGCGAGGAGCGGCACGCCGCGGTGCTAGCCGCCTATCCGCGACACATCGCGCGGATGTTTTCGCTGGTGTTCGGCGGCGAACCCGACCACCACGCCGAGACCGCGGCCCGCATCGTGGCGCTGGAGACGAAAATGGCGGCCGCGCACTGGGATGTGGTCAAGCGCCGCGACGCCGACCTCACCTACAACCTGCGCACCTTCGCCGAGGTGCGCTCCGAAGGGGCCGGCTTCGACTGGGACGGCTGGGTCGGCGCGCTGGGCGCCGCCCCCGCGGCGGTCGCCGAAGTCGTGGTGCGCCAACCCGATTACCTCACCGCCTTCGCCGCCCTGTGGCAAAGCGAGGACTTCGAGGACTGGAAGCGCTGGGCGCGCTGGCGGGTGATCCGGGCGCGCGCCGCCTGGTTGACCGACGACGTCGTCGCCGCCGACTTCGACTTCTACGGGCGGCTGCTGACCGGCGCCGAGCAGATCCGCGACCGCTGGAAGCGGGGCGTCTCGCTGGTGGAGAGCCTGATGGGCGATGCCGTCGGAAAGCTCTACGTGCAAAGGCATTTCCCGCCCGACGCCAAGGCCCGCATCGACGCGCTGGTGGAGAACCTGGAGGCGGCCTATCGGGTCAGCATCAACGATCTGGAGTGGATGACGCCGCAGACCCGGGAGCGTGCGCTGGCCAAGCTGGCCAAGTTCACCGCCAAGGTCGGCTACCCGGCGAAGTGGCGCGACTACTCGGCGCTGGTGATCGACCGCGACGACCTGTACGGCAATTACCAGCGCGGGTATGCCGTCGACCACGACCGCGAGCTGGCCAAGCTCGGCGGGCCGGTCGACCGCGACGAGTGGTTCATGACGCCGCAGACCGTCAACGCCTACTACAACCCGGGGATGAACGAGATCGTCTTTCCCGCGGCGATCCTGCAGCCGCCGTTCTTCGACGCGCAGGCCGACGATGCGGCCAACTACGGCGGGATCGGCGCGGTGATCGGGCACGAGATCGGGCACGGCTTCGACGATCAGGGCGCCAAGTACGACGGCGACGGCAACCTGGTCGACTGGTGGACCGACGACGACCGCACCGAGTTCGGCGCCCGCACCAAGGCGTTGATCGAGCAGTACGAGGGGTACACGCCCCGGGCGCTGAGCAACGGCCACCACGTGAACGGCGCGTTCACCGTCGGGGAGAACATCGGCGACCTGGGCGGGCTGTCCATCGCGCTGCTGGCCTACGAGCTGTCGCTGGGCGGCAAACCCGCCCCCGTCATCGACGGCCTGACCGGCGTGCAGCGCGTGTTCTACGGCTGGGCCCAGGTGTGGCGCACCAAATCCCGTGACGCCGAGGCGATCCGGCGGCTGGCCGTCGACCCGCACTCGCCGCCGGAGTTCCGCTGCAACGGGGTCGTGCGCAACATCGACTCGTTCTACGCGGCGTTCGGCGTCGGCGAGGGCGACGCGCTGTTCCTGGAGCCGGCGCGGCGCGTCCGCATCTGGAACTGA
- a CDS encoding L,D-transpeptidase, giving the protein MSRWTRAAGLAVVVAPLLVLTAGPAMADPDQAPGDPGLVAGPVDPPAPPPWGVPPADPAPGPLAPGPQAPAPVAQQAYTGPAAGQNPAPFTGVAPFGPPSFVPATGSTVGVAQPIIINFPGRVDDAGAAVDAVHVSSVPAVPGKFYWMTPTQLRWRPLSFWPAHTAVTVDAGGTVSNFMTGDALVATADDATHQLTITRNGVVEKTFPMSMGMAAGGHQTPNGTYWVQDKKASVVMDSSTYGVPVNSAYGYKVTVTDAVRFDNVGDYVHSAPWSVSDQGKRDVSHGCINISPSNAKWFYDNFGPGDPIVVKNSVGTYKKNDGSNDWQN; this is encoded by the coding sequence ATGTCGCGCTGGACGAGGGCAGCCGGACTGGCCGTGGTCGTGGCGCCGCTGCTGGTGCTGACCGCGGGGCCCGCCATGGCCGATCCGGATCAGGCCCCCGGCGATCCGGGGCTGGTGGCCGGCCCCGTCGACCCGCCCGCCCCGCCGCCGTGGGGCGTGCCCCCGGCCGACCCCGCACCCGGGCCGCTGGCGCCCGGGCCGCAGGCCCCGGCGCCCGTGGCGCAGCAGGCCTACACGGGTCCCGCGGCCGGGCAGAACCCGGCGCCGTTCACCGGCGTCGCGCCGTTCGGTCCGCCCAGCTTCGTCCCGGCGACGGGCTCGACCGTCGGGGTGGCCCAGCCGATCATCATCAACTTCCCCGGCCGCGTCGACGACGCCGGCGCCGCCGTGGACGCGGTGCACGTCTCGTCGGTTCCCGCGGTGCCGGGCAAGTTCTACTGGATGACCCCGACGCAGCTGCGGTGGCGCCCCCTGAGCTTCTGGCCGGCCCACACCGCAGTGACCGTCGACGCCGGCGGCACCGTCTCCAACTTCATGACCGGGGACGCGCTGGTGGCGACGGCCGACGACGCCACGCACCAGCTGACCATCACCCGCAACGGGGTGGTGGAGAAGACCTTCCCGATGTCGATGGGGATGGCCGCCGGAGGTCACCAGACGCCCAACGGCACCTACTGGGTCCAGGACAAGAAGGCGTCGGTGGTGATGGACTCCTCGACCTACGGGGTGCCCGTCAACTCCGCCTATGGCTACAAGGTGACGGTGACCGACGCGGTCCGCTTCGACAACGTCGGTGACTATGTGCACAGCGCGCCGTGGTCGGTGAGCGACCAGGGCAAGCGCGACGTCAGCCACGGTTGCATCAACATCAGCCCCTCCAACGCGAAGTGGTTCTACGACAACTTCGGCCCCGGCGACCCGATCGTCGTGAAGAACTCCGTCGGCACCTACAAGAAGAACGACGGCTCCAACGACTGGCAGAACTAG
- a CDS encoding MFS transporter gives MTAETATVAARTWTPRVAAQFAVLAAAAFTYVTAEILPVGALPAIARNLHVSLVAVGTLLTWYALVAALTTVPLVRWTAHLPRRRALMLSLTCLTASQVISALAPNFAVLAAGRVLCALTHGLLWSVIAPIATRLVPPSHAGRATTSIYVGTSLALVVGSPLTAALSLMWGWRLAVVCITVAAAVVTVAARLVLPEMVLTEDQLAHVGPRSRHHRNGALITVSLLAMVAVTGHFVSYTFIVVIIRNVVGVHGPNLAWLLAAYGVAGLLAMPLVARPLDRRPRGAIICCMAGLTAAFAVLTALAFGGRLNAATVLIGTGAIVLWGAMATAVSPMMQSAAMRNGADDPDGASGLYVTAFQVGIMAGSLAGGLLYEHSVALMLTASAGLMGVALIGVAANRKMLDVTPTSSRDS, from the coding sequence ATGACTGCCGAAACCGCCACCGTTGCCGCGCGAACGTGGACGCCACGGGTCGCCGCGCAGTTCGCCGTGCTGGCCGCGGCCGCCTTCACCTACGTCACCGCCGAGATCCTGCCTGTCGGCGCCCTCCCGGCGATCGCACGCAACCTGCACGTCAGCCTGGTCGCGGTGGGCACACTGCTGACCTGGTACGCGTTGGTCGCCGCACTGACGACGGTCCCGCTCGTGCGCTGGACCGCGCACCTGCCGCGCCGGCGGGCGCTGATGCTCAGCCTGACCTGCCTGACCGCCTCGCAGGTGATCTCCGCGCTGGCGCCCAACTTCGCGGTACTGGCCGCCGGGCGGGTGCTGTGCGCGCTCACCCACGGCCTGCTGTGGTCGGTGATCGCCCCGATCGCGACCCGGCTGGTGCCGCCCAGCCACGCCGGCCGGGCGACGACGTCGATCTACGTCGGGACCAGCCTGGCGCTGGTCGTCGGCAGCCCGCTCACGGCCGCCCTGAGCCTGATGTGGGGATGGCGCCTGGCGGTCGTGTGCATCACCGTCGCGGCGGCCGTCGTCACGGTGGCGGCCCGGCTGGTGCTGCCGGAGATGGTGCTCACCGAGGACCAGCTCGCCCACGTCGGCCCGCGGTCGCGGCACCACCGCAACGGCGCGCTGATCACGGTGAGCCTGCTGGCGATGGTCGCGGTGACCGGCCACTTCGTGTCCTACACGTTCATCGTGGTGATCATCCGCAATGTCGTCGGCGTGCACGGGCCGAACCTGGCCTGGCTGCTGGCGGCCTACGGCGTCGCGGGCCTGCTGGCGATGCCGCTGGTGGCACGGCCACTGGACCGCCGCCCCCGGGGCGCCATCATCTGCTGCATGGCGGGGCTGACGGCCGCGTTCGCGGTGCTGACGGCGCTGGCGTTCGGCGGCCGGCTCAATGCGGCGACCGTGCTGATCGGTACGGGCGCGATCGTGCTGTGGGGGGCCATGGCGACCGCCGTGTCGCCGATGATGCAGTCCGCGGCCATGCGCAACGGGGCCGACGACCCCGACGGCGCGTCGGGCCTGTACGTGACGGCGTTCCAGGTGGGCATCATGGCGGGTTCGCTGGCGGGCGGGCTGTTGTACGAGCACAGCGTCGCCCTGATGCTGACCGCGTCGGCGGGCCTGATGGGCGTCGCACTGATCGGCGTGGCCGCCAACAGGAAGATGCTGGACGTCACGCCGACAAGCTCACGCGATTCATAA
- a CDS encoding metal-sensitive transcriptional regulator has translation MTTAHGYSQQKDNYAKRLRRIEGQVRGIARMIEEDKYCIDVLTQISAVNSALRSVALNLLDEHLNHCVTRAVAEGGNDAEDKLAEASAAIARLVRS, from the coding sequence ATGACGACCGCGCACGGGTACTCGCAGCAGAAAGACAACTACGCCAAGCGGCTGCGGCGTATCGAGGGTCAGGTGCGCGGCATCGCGCGCATGATCGAGGAGGACAAGTACTGCATCGACGTCCTCACCCAGATCAGCGCGGTCAACAGCGCCCTGCGTTCGGTGGCGCTGAACCTGCTCGACGAGCATCTCAACCACTGCGTCACCCGCGCCGTGGCCGAGGGCGGCAACGACGCCGAGGACAAACTGGCCGAGGCATCGGCCGCGATCGCGCGTTTGGTACGTTCCTGA
- the ilvD gene encoding dihydroxy-acid dehydratase, with product MATPTDSTPGTDIKPRSRDVTDGLEKAAARGMLRAVGMGDEDFAKPQIGVASSWNEITPCNLSLQRLAVAVKEGVFAAGGYPLEFGTISVSDGISMGHEGMHFSLPSRELIADSVETVMQAERLDGSVLLAGCDKSLPGMLMAAARLDLASVFLYAGTILPGVAKLSDGSEHQVTIIDAFEAVGACARGLMPREDVDAIERAICPGEGACGGMYTANTMASAAEALGMSLPGSAAPPATDRRRDGFARRSGEAVVGLLRRGITARDILTKEAFENAIAVVMAFGGSTNAVLHLLAIAHEAGVALALDDFNRIGSKVPHLADVKPFGRHVMSDVDHIGGIPVAMKALLDAGLLHGDCLTVTGRTVAENLAAIAPPDPDGKVLRALSHPLHPTGGITILRGSLAPDGAVVKTAGLDSDVFEGTARVFDGERAALDALEDGTVTKGDAVVIRYEGPKGGPGMREMLAITGAIKGAGLGKDVLLLTDGRFSGGTTGFCVGHIAPEAVDGGPIALLRDGDRIRLDAGARTLDVLADPDEFAARRDGVTPPAPRYTSGVLAKYVRLVGSAAGGAVCG from the coding sequence ATGGCCACACCAACCGATTCGACGCCCGGCACGGACATCAAACCACGTAGTCGTGACGTCACCGACGGCCTCGAAAAGGCCGCAGCCCGTGGCATGTTACGGGCGGTCGGCATGGGCGACGAGGACTTCGCCAAGCCGCAGATCGGGGTCGCCTCGTCCTGGAACGAGATCACGCCCTGCAACCTGTCCCTGCAGCGCCTCGCCGTGGCGGTCAAGGAAGGGGTGTTCGCCGCGGGTGGCTACCCGCTGGAGTTCGGCACCATCTCGGTGTCCGACGGCATCTCGATGGGGCACGAGGGCATGCACTTCTCGCTGCCGTCGCGCGAGCTGATCGCCGACAGCGTCGAAACCGTGATGCAGGCCGAGCGGCTCGACGGCTCGGTGCTGCTCGCCGGGTGCGACAAGTCGCTGCCCGGGATGCTTATGGCCGCGGCGCGCCTGGACCTGGCGTCGGTGTTCCTCTACGCCGGCACCATCCTGCCGGGGGTGGCCAAGCTCTCCGACGGCAGCGAACACCAGGTCACGATCATCGACGCCTTCGAGGCGGTGGGCGCCTGCGCCCGCGGGTTGATGCCGCGGGAGGACGTCGACGCGATCGAGCGCGCGATCTGCCCCGGCGAGGGCGCCTGCGGCGGCATGTACACCGCCAACACGATGGCCAGCGCCGCCGAGGCGCTGGGCATGTCGCTGCCCGGCAGCGCGGCCCCGCCGGCCACTGACCGCCGCCGCGACGGGTTCGCCCGCCGCAGCGGCGAGGCCGTCGTCGGCCTGCTGCGCCGCGGCATCACCGCCCGCGACATCCTCACCAAGGAGGCGTTCGAGAACGCCATCGCGGTGGTGATGGCTTTCGGCGGTTCGACCAACGCGGTGCTGCACCTGTTGGCGATCGCCCACGAGGCCGGGGTCGCGTTGGCACTCGACGACTTCAACCGGATCGGGTCGAAGGTGCCGCACCTGGCCGACGTCAAGCCGTTCGGCCGCCACGTCATGTCCGACGTCGACCACATCGGGGGCATCCCGGTGGCGATGAAGGCGCTACTGGACGCGGGCCTGCTGCACGGCGACTGTCTGACCGTGACGGGCCGGACCGTTGCCGAGAACCTGGCCGCCATCGCCCCGCCGGACCCGGACGGCAAGGTGCTGCGCGCCCTGAGCCACCCGCTGCACCCGACCGGCGGCATCACGATCCTGCGCGGATCGCTGGCACCCGACGGCGCGGTGGTCAAGACCGCCGGCCTCGACTCCGACGTGTTCGAGGGCACCGCAAGGGTTTTCGACGGCGAGCGGGCGGCGCTGGACGCTCTCGAGGACGGCACCGTCACCAAGGGCGATGCCGTGGTGATCCGCTACGAGGGGCCCAAGGGCGGCCCGGGAATGCGCGAGATGCTCGCCATCACCGGCGCGATCAAGGGCGCCGGCCTGGGCAAGGACGTGCTGCTGCTCACCGACGGCCGGTTCTCCGGCGGGACGACGGGTTTCTGCGTCGGCCACATCGCGCCGGAGGCGGTCGACGGGGGGCCGATCGCGCTCCTGCGCGACGGCGACCGGATCCGACTCGACGCGGGCGCCCGCACGCTCGACGTGCTGGCCGACCCCGACGAGTTCGCAGCGCGGCGCGACGGCGTGACGCCGCCGGCACCGCGCTACACCTCCGGCGTACTGGCCAAATACGTCAGGCTGGTCGGCTCGGCCGCCGGCGGTGCGGTCTGCGGCTAG
- a CDS encoding O-methyltransferase: MSPKPTPHDVDEFLDAAMVGDDPALAAALEASNAAGLPPIAVSAQQGKFLSLLAGAVRARRILEIGTLGGFSAIWLARGAGPQGRVVTLEYEPRHAEVARANLQRAGVADRVEVLVGAALDTLPTLTGDPFDLVFIDADKENNVAYLEWAVKLARPGSVVLLDNVIREGKILDPHCADAAARATRQALQLMGEHPRLDTAVIQTVGAKYWDGFAFALVR, encoded by the coding sequence ATGAGCCCGAAACCCACTCCCCACGATGTCGACGAATTCCTCGACGCCGCAATGGTCGGCGATGACCCGGCCCTCGCCGCGGCGCTGGAGGCCAGCAACGCGGCCGGCCTGCCGCCCATCGCCGTCTCCGCGCAGCAGGGCAAATTCCTGAGCCTGCTGGCCGGCGCGGTGCGGGCCCGGCGGATCCTCGAGATCGGCACCTTGGGCGGGTTCAGTGCCATCTGGCTGGCGCGCGGTGCCGGCCCCCAGGGGCGGGTGGTCACCCTGGAATACGAGCCCCGGCACGCCGAGGTCGCGCGGGCCAACCTGCAGCGCGCCGGCGTCGCCGACCGGGTGGAGGTGCTGGTCGGAGCCGCGCTGGACACGCTGCCGACGCTGACCGGCGACCCGTTCGACCTGGTGTTCATCGACGCCGACAAGGAGAACAACGTCGCCTACCTGGAGTGGGCGGTCAAGCTGGCCCGTCCCGGCTCGGTTGTCCTGTTGGACAACGTGATTCGCGAGGGCAAGATCCTCGACCCGCACTGCGCGGACGCCGCGGCGCGGGCGACCCGCCAGGCATTGCAGCTGATGGGTGAGCACCCCCGCCTCGACACGGCGGTGATCCAGACGGTCGGGGCCAAGTACTGGGACGGCTTCGCGTTCGCGTTGGTTCGCTGA
- the mymT gene encoding metallothionein MymT, producing MANYEAGTLLTCGHEGCGCRVRIDAPCNCSGAGEAYRCTCGDEMVPVK from the coding sequence ATGGCAAACTACGAAGCGGGAACCCTGTTGACCTGCGGGCACGAGGGCTGCGGCTGCCGCGTCCGCATCGATGCTCCCTGCAACTGCTCGGGCGCCGGCGAGGCGTACCGCTGCACCTGCGGCGACGAAATGGTCCCCGTCAAGTAG
- a CDS encoding beta-glucosidase, whose product MSDPDLRAREVEAQMTDDERFSLLVGVMGAGEMWPLRDERIPQGVPMSAGYVPGVPRLGVPALLMSDAGLGVTNPGYRPGDTATALPAGLALAAGFDPALARASGEVIGREARSRGFNVQLAGAMNLARDPRNGRNFEYFSEDPLLTATMAAEAVNGIQQQGVISTVKHFCLNCNETNRHWLDAVIDPAAHRESDLLAFEIAIERSQPGAVMTAYNKVNGEYAAANDTLLNRVLKDAWGYRGWVMSDWGGTPGWECALAGLDQESGAQLDGLFWQSEAFGDRLRAALAAGALPRDRLSDMVRRILRSMFAVGIDDRAATPAPDMVAHNEIALRIARQGIVLLANRGALPLAPEPGAVIAVIGGYAQAGVAAGYGSSAVVPPGGYAGVIPIGGTGLMAGIRNLHLHPSSPLEELRNQFPAARIEFDPGASPAEAVPVARRADVAIVFAVRAEGEGFDGADLSLPWGQDALIAAVSAANPNTVVVLQTGNPVAMPWRESVNAIVQAWYPGQAGGRAIAEILAGQVNPSGRLPITFPAGLGQTPRPQLPGPGAGWGTPTTIEYTEGADVGYRWFARTGQTPMFAFGHGLSYTDFEYRDLVVDGGGDGITAGFDVVNVGERAGADTPQLYLTAAAGEPSLRLLGFRRVELDPGATSRVFVEVDPRLLARYDGAAGSWRIGAGEYAVAVGASAAELRLAATVELAGRTFGR is encoded by the coding sequence GTGAGCGACCCGGACCTGCGCGCCCGCGAGGTCGAAGCCCAGATGACCGACGACGAGCGGTTCTCGCTGCTGGTCGGCGTGATGGGCGCCGGGGAGATGTGGCCGCTGCGCGACGAGCGCATCCCGCAGGGCGTCCCGATGAGCGCCGGTTACGTGCCGGGCGTGCCCCGCCTCGGCGTCCCGGCGCTGCTGATGAGCGACGCCGGCCTCGGCGTGACCAACCCCGGCTACCGTCCGGGCGACACCGCCACCGCACTGCCGGCGGGCCTGGCGCTGGCCGCCGGTTTCGACCCGGCGCTCGCCCGCGCGTCCGGCGAGGTGATCGGGCGCGAGGCGCGCAGCCGCGGGTTCAACGTGCAGCTGGCCGGCGCGATGAACCTCGCCCGCGACCCGCGCAACGGCCGCAACTTCGAATACTTTTCCGAGGACCCGCTGCTGACCGCGACGATGGCCGCGGAGGCGGTCAACGGGATCCAGCAGCAGGGCGTCATCTCGACGGTCAAGCACTTCTGCCTGAACTGCAACGAGACCAACCGGCACTGGCTCGACGCGGTCATCGATCCCGCCGCCCACCGCGAGTCCGACCTGCTGGCCTTCGAGATCGCCATCGAGCGCTCGCAGCCGGGGGCGGTGATGACGGCCTACAACAAGGTCAACGGCGAGTACGCCGCCGCCAACGACACGCTGCTCAACCGCGTGCTGAAAGACGCCTGGGGATACCGGGGTTGGGTCATGTCCGACTGGGGCGGCACCCCGGGCTGGGAATGCGCGCTGGCCGGGCTGGACCAGGAGAGCGGTGCGCAACTCGATGGCCTGTTCTGGCAGTCCGAGGCGTTCGGCGACCGGCTGCGGGCCGCGCTGGCCGCCGGTGCGCTGCCCCGCGACCGCCTGTCCGACATGGTGCGGCGCATCCTGCGTTCGATGTTCGCCGTCGGAATCGACGACCGGGCCGCGACCCCCGCACCGGATATGGTCGCGCACAACGAGATCGCGCTGCGCATCGCGCGGCAGGGGATCGTGCTGCTGGCCAACCGCGGGGCGCTGCCCCTGGCGCCCGAGCCGGGCGCCGTCATCGCCGTGATCGGCGGCTACGCGCAGGCGGGTGTGGCGGCCGGTTACGGGTCGAGCGCCGTCGTCCCGCCGGGCGGCTACGCGGGCGTGATCCCGATCGGGGGAACGGGCCTCATGGCCGGCATCCGCAACCTCCACCTGCACCCGTCGAGCCCGCTCGAGGAGCTCCGCAACCAATTCCCTGCCGCGCGCATCGAGTTCGACCCCGGGGCCAGCCCCGCGGAGGCGGTCCCGGTTGCGCGGCGGGCCGACGTCGCGATCGTGTTCGCGGTCCGCGCCGAGGGGGAGGGCTTCGACGGCGCCGACCTGTCGCTGCCGTGGGGGCAGGACGCGCTGATCGCCGCCGTGTCGGCGGCCAACCCGAACACCGTGGTGGTGCTGCAGACCGGCAACCCGGTGGCCATGCCCTGGCGGGAGTCGGTGAACGCGATCGTGCAGGCCTGGTATCCGGGCCAGGCGGGTGGCCGGGCCATCGCGGAAATCCTTGCCGGGCAGGTCAATCCGTCGGGGCGGTTGCCGATCACGTTCCCGGCCGGGCTGGGCCAGACACCGCGCCCGCAGCTGCCCGGACCCGGCGCCGGGTGGGGGACACCCACCACCATCGAGTACACCGAGGGCGCCGACGTCGGCTACCGCTGGTTCGCCCGGACGGGCCAGACCCCGATGTTCGCGTTCGGCCACGGCCTGTCCTACACCGATTTCGAGTACCGCGACCTGGTGGTCGACGGCGGCGGGGACGGCATCACCGCCGGTTTCGACGTCGTCAACGTGGGCGAGCGAGCCGGGGCCGACACCCCGCAGCTGTATCTGACCGCCGCCGCCGGCGAGCCGAGCCTGCGGTTGCTGGGATTTCGCCGGGTCGAACTCGACCCCGGCGCGACCAGCCGGGTGTTCGTGGAGGTGGACCCGCGCCTGCTTGCCCGCTACGACGGTGCGGCCGGAAGCTGGCGCATCGGTGCGGGGGAGTATGCGGTGGCGGTGGGCGCGTCGGCCGCCGAGCTGCGACTGGCCGCCACCGTCGAACTCGCCGGCCGCACGTTCGGGCGATGA
- a CDS encoding TIGR04338 family metallohydrolase, whose product MTPAGAPRDSQRAKVYAAEEFVRTLFDRAAEHGSPAVEFFGTQLTLPPEARFGSVGSVQRYVDEVLALPAVRRQWPDVAPLSVRARRAATAAHYESRDGAGVIAVPDRDTADWALRELVVLHEVAHHLCGAQPSHGPEFVATSCALAELVMGPEAGHVLRVVYAKEGVR is encoded by the coding sequence GTGACGCCGGCGGGTGCCCCGCGGGATTCCCAGCGCGCCAAGGTATATGCCGCCGAGGAGTTCGTCCGCACGTTGTTCGACCGTGCCGCCGAGCACGGGTCGCCGGCGGTGGAGTTCTTCGGCACCCAGTTGACGCTTCCCCCGGAAGCCCGATTCGGCTCGGTGGGCTCCGTGCAGCGCTACGTTGACGAGGTGCTTGCGTTACCGGCGGTGCGGCGGCAGTGGCCGGACGTGGCGCCGCTGTCCGTGCGGGCGCGCCGGGCGGCCACCGCGGCGCACTACGAGAGCCGCGACGGCGCGGGGGTCATCGCGGTTCCCGACCGCGACACCGCCGACTGGGCGCTGCGCGAGCTGGTGGTGCTCCACGAGGTGGCCCACCACCTGTGCGGGGCGCAGCCGTCGCACGGCCCGGAGTTCGTCGCGACCAGCTGCGCCCTGGCCGAGCTGGTGATGGGCCCCGAAGCGGGGCACGTGCTGCGCGTCGTCTACGCCAAAGAGGGCGTGCGGTGA
- a CDS encoding DUF2786 domain-containing protein: MSDDKMLARIAALLRQAEGTDNPHEAEAFMGAAQRLATAASIDLAVARSHAADRSPAQAPTQRTITIGTAGTRGLRTYVQLFVGIAAANDVRCDVASNSTFLYAYGFAEDIDATHALYASLVVQMVRASDAYLASGAHRPTPTITARLNFQLAFGARVGQRLAEAREQARREATEDRGRAPGTAVALRDKEIELRDHYRSASKARGTWRATSASAGYSSAARRAGDHAGRRARLGDSPELPGARTALGR, from the coding sequence ATGAGTGACGACAAGATGCTGGCCCGCATCGCCGCCCTGCTGCGCCAGGCCGAAGGCACCGACAACCCGCACGAGGCCGAGGCGTTCATGGGCGCCGCGCAACGGCTGGCGACGGCCGCGTCGATCGACCTGGCGGTGGCGCGCTCGCACGCGGCCGACCGCTCGCCGGCGCAGGCCCCGACGCAGCGGACCATCACCATCGGGACGGCAGGCACCCGGGGCCTGCGGACCTACGTGCAGCTGTTCGTGGGGATCGCGGCGGCCAACGACGTGCGCTGTGACGTGGCGTCGAATTCGACGTTCCTCTACGCGTACGGCTTCGCCGAGGACATCGACGCCACGCATGCCCTCTACGCCAGCCTGGTCGTCCAGATGGTGCGGGCCTCGGACGCCTACCTGGCCTCGGGCGCGCACCGGCCCACCCCGACCATCACCGCCCGGCTCAACTTCCAGCTGGCCTTCGGGGCCCGGGTCGGCCAGCGCCTGGCCGAGGCCCGCGAACAGGCCCGCCGGGAGGCCACCGAGGACCGCGGGCGCGCCCCGGGCACCGCCGTCGCGCTCCGGGACAAGGAGATCGAGCTGCGCGATCACTACCGCAGCGCATCGAAGGCGCGCGGCACGTGGCGGGCCACCAGCGCGTCGGCCGGATACTCCTCGGCGGCCCGGCGGGCCGGTGACCACGCGGGGCGCCGGGCGCGGCTGGGGGACAGCCCCGAGCTTCCCGGGGCGCGGACCGCGCTGGGCCGGTGA